A section of the Saccopteryx leptura isolate mSacLep1 chromosome 4, mSacLep1_pri_phased_curated, whole genome shotgun sequence genome encodes:
- the MAB21L1 gene encoding putative nucleotidyltransferase MAB21L1 translates to MIAAQAKLVYHLNKYYNEKCQARKAAIAKTIREVCKVVSDVLKEVEVQEPRFISSLNEMDNRYEGLEVISPTEFEVVLYLNQMGVFNFVDDGSLPGCAVLKLSDGRKRSMSLWVEFITASGYLSARKIRSRFQTLVAQAVDKCSYRDVVKMVADTSEVKLRIRDRYVVQITPAFKCTGIWPRSAAHWPLPHIPWPGPNRVAEVKAEGFNLLSKECHSLAGKQSSAESDAWVLQFAEAENRLQMGGCRKKCLSILKTLRDRHLELPGQPLNNYHMKTLVSYECEKHPRESDWDESCLGDRLNGILLQLISCLQCRRCPHYFLPNLDLFQGKPHSALENAAKQTWRLAREILTNPKSLEKL, encoded by the coding sequence ATGATTGCGGCCCAGGCCAAGCTAGTGTACCATCTCAACAAGTACTACAACGAGAAATGCCAAGCCAGGAAAGCTGCCATCGCCAAAACCATCCGGGAAGTCTGCAAGGTCGTGTCCGACGTGCTCAAGGAAGTGGAGGTGCAAGAGCCCCGCTTCATCAGCTCCCTCAACGAGATGGACAACCGGTATGAGGGCCTAGAGGTCATCTCCCCCACCGAGTTTGAGGTGGTGCTGTACCTGAATCAGATGGGGGTGTTCAACTTTGTGGACGACGGCTCGCTACCGGGCTGCGCGGTGCTCAAGTTGAGCGACGGGCGCAAGAGAAGCATGTCCCTCTGGGTGGAATTCATTACCGCCTCCGGCTACCTCTCCGCGCGCAAGATCCGATCCAGGTTCCAGACGCTCGTGGCTCAGGCGGTGGACAAATGTAGCTACAGGGACGTGGTCAAGATGGTGGCGGACACCAGCGAAGTGAAACTGCGAATCCGAGACCGGTACGTGGTGCAGATCACCCCGGCGTTTAAATGCACCGGGATCTGGCCGAGGAGTGCTGCCCACTGGCCGCTTCCCCACATCCCCTGGCCGGGACCCAACCGGGTGGCGGAGGTCAAAGCGGAAGGGTTCAATCTCTTGTCCAAGGAGTGCCACTCCCTGGCCGGCAAGCAGAGCTCTGCGGAGAGCGACGCCTGGGTGCTACAGTTCGCCGAGGCGGAGAACAGACTACAGATGGGGGGCTGCAGGAAAAAATGCCTATCCATCCTCAAAACCTTGCGGGACCGCCACCTGGAACTGCCGGGCCAGCCCCTCAACAATTACCACATGAAGACTCTGGTTTCCTACGAGTGTGAAAAGCATCCCCGGGAGTCGGACTGGGACGAGTCCTGCCTGGGCGATCGGCTCAACGGCATTTTGCTGCAACTCATCTCCTGCCTGCAGTGTCGGCGGTGCCCTCACTACTTCTTGCCCAACCTAGACCTGTTTCAAGGCAAACCCCACTCGGCGCTGGAGAACGCCGCCAAACAGACGTGGCGACTGGCGAGAGAGATCCTGACCAACCCGAAAAGTTTGGAAAAACTTTAG